In Bacteroidia bacterium, a genomic segment contains:
- a CDS encoding histidine kinase, protein MSNDLSTHPLLKIPIFQNRLLIHILLWFSYVSFFAIVNAGGQDEFTEAFIDQLIMLPVKLAAVYPTLYILIPRFLLSRKYWTFVFLIICLMLLAGLIQRAIIYYIIYPVKYPDFSLTELEPFIHGYKIIRTVLQIAYVLIFTSAIKITKYWYDDQQKARELVQEKLEAELKFLKAQIHPHFLFNTLNNLYALSLKKSDHAPEVVLRLSGLVNYMLYDASAPKVPLSREIDSIHNYIALEKIRYGQNLDIFFDVTGNITGTQIPPMLLLPFIENSFKHGASDETDDKWITANLNVNNEYLTFKVENGKPGFRLNPRENYPGGIGLQNVKRRLELLYPGRFELKIFDESSTFLVILKIILE, encoded by the coding sequence ATGAGCAATGATCTGTCCACGCATCCGTTGCTGAAGATTCCCATCTTTCAAAATCGCCTGTTGATTCACATCCTTCTTTGGTTTAGTTATGTGAGTTTTTTTGCGATTGTGAATGCTGGTGGGCAGGACGAATTTACGGAGGCGTTTATCGACCAGTTGATCATGTTGCCGGTAAAACTGGCGGCAGTGTATCCGACTTTGTATATACTCATACCCAGGTTTTTGCTTAGCCGGAAATACTGGACATTCGTTTTTTTGATCATTTGTCTGATGCTTCTGGCGGGTCTGATTCAGCGGGCGATTATTTACTATATCATTTATCCGGTCAAGTATCCCGATTTTTCCCTTACAGAGCTCGAACCCTTTATTCATGGGTACAAGATCATCCGCACGGTATTACAAATTGCGTATGTGCTGATATTTACGTCTGCCATAAAAATTACGAAATACTGGTATGATGATCAGCAAAAGGCACGTGAACTGGTTCAGGAAAAACTGGAAGCGGAGCTAAAATTTCTCAAAGCCCAGATTCATCCCCATTTTCTATTTAACACCCTCAACAACCTCTATGCACTGAGCCTTAAAAAATCAGATCATGCTCCGGAGGTTGTACTGCGGCTTTCGGGGCTGGTAAATTATATGCTCTATGATGCGAGCGCACCCAAAGTTCCCCTATCCCGGGAAATAGACAGTATTCACAATTACATAGCCCTGGAAAAAATCCGCTACGGGCAAAATCTTGATATATTTTTTGATGTTACCGGCAATATTACCGGGACGCAGATTCCGCCTATGTTGTTGCTGCCATTTATCGAAAACAGCTTTAAACATGGCGCAAGTGATGAGACCGATGACAAATGGATTACCGCCAATCTGAATGTCAATAATGAATACCTGACATTTAAGGTGGAAAATGGAAAACCCGGATTCAGGCTAAATCCGCGCGAAAATTATCCGGGAGGCATCGGACTACAGAATGTGAAAAGAAGACTAGAACTGCTTTACCCCGGCAGATTTGAACTAAAAATCTTCGATGAAAGCAGCACTTTTCTGGTTATATTAAAAATCATACTCGAATAG
- a CDS encoding response regulator transcription factor — MKIRCVIVDDEPLALDVLESYIEKIEDLELVARVENAIEAFNLLNREKVDLLFLDIQMPRLTGIELLKNISHPPRVIFTTAYRDYALQGYELDVVDYLLKPISFDRFLRAVTKIYQIGGQTESVEPASIYPDTEPETGNYSDAFIYLKADKKMIKVLLKDILYIESLKDYIRVRTKDRTVTAYQRISYMEEKLPEDKFMRVHRSYIIAMDKVDAYCNPCIEIGKTEIPIGRNYRSEVLKALNQKNLLRE, encoded by the coding sequence ATGAAGATCAGATGTGTAATCGTTGATGACGAACCACTCGCACTCGATGTGCTGGAGTCTTATATAGAAAAAATCGAAGACCTGGAACTGGTCGCCCGGGTAGAAAATGCCATCGAAGCATTTAATCTTCTCAATCGGGAAAAAGTCGATTTACTTTTTCTGGATATCCAAATGCCCCGGCTTACCGGGATTGAATTGCTGAAAAATATCAGCCATCCACCGCGGGTGATCTTTACGACAGCCTATCGCGATTATGCACTTCAGGGATACGAATTAGATGTCGTGGATTACCTGCTAAAACCCATTTCCTTCGACCGGTTTCTCAGGGCGGTGACCAAGATATACCAGATCGGCGGGCAGACGGAGTCGGTAGAGCCGGCGAGTATCTATCCTGATACGGAGCCCGAAACTGGCAATTACAGCGATGCCTTTATCTATCTTAAGGCAGATAAAAAGATGATCAAAGTCCTGTTGAAGGATATTTTGTATATCGAAAGCCTGAAAGACTATATCCGTGTTCGCACCAAAGACCGAACCGTAACTGCCTATCAGCGAATCAGTTATATGGAGGAGAAGTTGCCTGAGGACAAATTTATGCGTGTCCACCGCTCCTATATTATTGCGATGGATAAGGTTGATGCATATTGCAACCCTTGCATTGAAATCGGCAAGACCGAAATTCCTATCGGCAGAAACTACCGTTCGGAAGTACTCAAAGCCCTGAATCAAAAAAATCTTCTGAGAGAATAA
- a CDS encoding bifunctional 3,4-dihydroxy-2-butanone-4-phosphate synthase/GTP cyclohydrolase II has product MEKIKIDNITEAIEDIRKGKMVIVVDDEDRENEGDFVIAARFVTPEVINFMATHGRGLICAPLTEERCEKLGLDMMVGKNTEMHKTAFTVSVDYLKDGCTTGISASDRARTVKALIDEHAIPEDFGRPGHIFPLKAKNGGVLRRTGHTEASIDLARLAGLEPAAVIVEIMKEDGSMARLPDLRLVADRFGMKLITIEDLITYRLEHESLIQKEISVDMPTRFGDFELTAYKQINTGEIHLALVKGSWEKDEPVLTRVHSSCITGDIFGSCRCDCGPQFARAMEMVEKEGKGVVLYMQQEGRGIGILNKLKAYKLQEQGMDTVEANLELGFKMDERDYGVGAQILRDLGIRKMRLMTNNPTKRAGLVGYGLEIVENVQIEIAPNKHNEKYLLTKKYKMGHSILKDLQMESK; this is encoded by the coding sequence ATGGAAAAAATCAAAATAGATAACATAACTGAGGCGATTGAAGACATCCGTAAAGGCAAAATGGTCATCGTCGTTGACGATGAAGACCGGGAAAACGAAGGTGACTTTGTTATTGCGGCACGGTTTGTCACTCCAGAAGTCATAAATTTTATGGCGACGCATGGCCGGGGGCTTATCTGTGCCCCGCTCACCGAAGAACGGTGTGAAAAACTGGGACTAGACATGATGGTAGGGAAAAATACCGAAATGCACAAAACGGCGTTTACGGTTTCGGTTGACTACCTGAAAGATGGCTGTACCACCGGTATTTCTGCCAGCGACCGTGCCCGCACGGTCAAAGCACTGATCGACGAGCATGCCATTCCTGAAGATTTTGGCCGTCCGGGGCATATATTTCCACTAAAAGCCAAAAACGGCGGCGTACTGCGTCGCACAGGTCATACAGAGGCTTCTATTGATCTGGCACGACTGGCCGGACTGGAGCCCGCGGCTGTCATTGTAGAAATCATGAAAGAAGACGGCTCTATGGCCCGTCTCCCCGACCTCCGCCTGGTCGCGGACAGGTTCGGGATGAAACTTATTACGATTGAAGATTTGATAACTTATCGGCTTGAACACGAATCCCTGATCCAAAAAGAGATCTCGGTCGATATGCCAACCAGATTTGGCGATTTCGAACTGACCGCTTACAAGCAGATCAATACAGGGGAAATTCACCTGGCGCTGGTAAAAGGCTCATGGGAAAAAGATGAGCCTGTACTTACCCGGGTTCACTCTTCCTGCATTACGGGTGATATATTTGGTTCCTGTCGCTGCGATTGTGGGCCACAGTTTGCGCGTGCAATGGAAATGGTTGAAAAAGAGGGAAAAGGCGTAGTGCTCTATATGCAGCAGGAAGGAAGGGGAATTGGTATTCTCAACAAACTTAAGGCCTACAAATTACAGGAGCAGGGTATGGATACCGTAGAAGCCAATCTCGAACTGGGTTTTAAGATGGACGAACGCGACTACGGCGTCGGTGCTCAGATTCTCCGCGATCTGGGGATACGAAAAATGCGCCTGATGACCAATAACCCTACCAAACGCGCCGGCCTTGTAGGTTACGGTCTCGAAATTGTCGAAAATGTGCAGATTGAAATTGCCCCCAACAAACACAACGAAAAATACCTGTTGACTAAAAAATATAAAATGGGGCATTCTATTCTCAAAGACCTTCAGATGGAGAGTAAATAG
- a CDS encoding WbqC family protein produces the protein MNIYPICYFPPVSWFAAAIREKNLTVEVWQHFRKQQYTNRAFIRVANRTLPLTIPVERRGDKVPIREKKISQAEPWAGNHWRTLVNAYRNAPYFEFYESRLEKFFQQEFIYLTDLLTASLDLSQEILGIELNISYTEAYFPEAHYGRDFRQSFDPSLQTLPEWFLVVPYTQVFDGFVPGLSILDMAFNLGPESRLFLRQSYQSGE, from the coding sequence ATGAATATTTACCCCATCTGTTATTTTCCGCCAGTCTCCTGGTTTGCAGCTGCCATTCGTGAGAAAAACCTCACAGTGGAAGTATGGCAGCATTTCCGAAAACAACAATACACCAACCGGGCATTTATACGCGTGGCAAACCGCACCCTGCCGCTGACCATTCCTGTCGAAAGGCGCGGAGACAAAGTACCTATCAGAGAAAAAAAAATATCACAGGCAGAACCCTGGGCAGGCAATCACTGGCGAACGCTGGTAAACGCCTATCGGAATGCGCCTTATTTTGAGTTTTATGAATCCCGGCTGGAAAAATTTTTCCAACAGGAATTTATCTACCTGACTGACCTGCTTACGGCTTCACTGGATTTATCACAGGAGATACTGGGTATTGAACTGAATATCAGCTACACGGAAGCTTATTTCCCCGAAGCCCATTATGGGCGGGACTTTCGGCAGTCTTTTGACCCTTCATTACAAACACTTCCTGAGTGGTTTTTGGTTGTCCCCTATACGCAGGTTTTTGATGGATTTGTACCCGGGCTTTCCATACTGGACATGGCATTTAATCTGGGGCCGGAAAGCAGGCTTTTCCTGCGGCAATCTTACCAGTCAGGCGAATAA
- a CDS encoding GWxTD domain-containing protein: protein MKKIGLLFLLALPLFVQGQSVGFYLDICRFYDFQVNKTIAEFYFAVDGTTLVYQKDEDGLFQVSVNINWLLQRIENGDSIPVMGDNYNLQFQPEERLNDTTLESRRKSLFNLQKVDLEPGMYQFQAIAFDRYAASAQKVMAINEFEVKALPSGEIAFSDIKWIASEKESKGQLGRTRDDLIPLVTNDAFINQDSMVFYQEIYNTDDVLDQKFTIRSRFWQGDNILYSYEQTQVRPPRPQRNAFKEKFDISKLKSNTYYIQVEVLNYKGQPVASYKKKFFVYNSRVETEYDNLASNSETDIFNDYSEEQLDYYLRTLSYISTEQEYNFARALESLSQKKNFLYTFFEKRKTNPRQKVQALWNGHLAALDYVNQQFKSSFREGWQTDRGRAFIKYGIPSDVERYPGESSIIPYEIWRYDRLGAQNNVIFIFYDSDLASNEYVLLHSNKYGEISNPRWKEQLQNKGLVPGTIDFERNESLQNRFDTKLNPND from the coding sequence ATGAAAAAAATTGGACTTCTTTTTTTACTGGCTCTCCCCCTTTTTGTGCAGGGACAAAGTGTAGGTTTTTATCTGGATATCTGCCGCTTTTACGATTTTCAGGTAAATAAAACCATTGCTGAATTTTATTTTGCAGTTGACGGAACAACCCTTGTGTACCAGAAAGATGAGGATGGGCTGTTCCAGGTTTCTGTCAACATCAACTGGCTGCTTCAGCGCATTGAAAACGGCGACAGTATTCCGGTCATGGGCGATAACTATAATCTTCAGTTTCAACCGGAGGAAAGGTTAAATGACACTACGCTCGAATCCCGCCGCAAGTCTTTGTTTAACTTGCAGAAGGTGGATCTCGAACCGGGAATGTATCAGTTTCAGGCGATCGCCTTCGACCGTTATGCAGCCTCCGCTCAAAAGGTGATGGCGATCAATGAGTTTGAAGTAAAAGCACTCCCCTCGGGGGAAATTGCGTTTAGCGATATCAAATGGATCGCATCCGAAAAGGAAAGCAAAGGTCAGTTGGGCAGAACCCGCGATGACTTGATTCCGCTTGTAACCAATGACGCCTTTATCAACCAGGATTCGATGGTTTTCTATCAGGAAATCTACAATACCGATGATGTGCTGGACCAGAAGTTTACCATTCGTTCCCGATTCTGGCAAGGCGATAATATTCTCTATTCCTACGAACAGACCCAGGTGCGGCCGCCACGTCCACAAAGAAATGCTTTTAAGGAAAAGTTTGATATCAGTAAACTCAAATCCAATACCTATTATATTCAGGTAGAGGTGCTGAACTATAAAGGGCAGCCCGTCGCTTCTTATAAGAAAAAGTTTTTTGTCTATAATTCTCGTGTGGAGACCGAATATGACAATCTGGCCAGCAATAGCGAAACCGATATTTTTAACGATTATTCGGAAGAACAGCTGGACTATTACCTCCGTACACTTTCTTACATCAGCACAGAGCAGGAATACAATTTTGCCCGGGCTCTGGAAAGCCTGAGCCAGAAGAAAAATTTCCTCTACACATTTTTCGAAAAGCGCAAAACCAATCCCCGGCAAAAAGTACAGGCGCTGTGGAATGGGCATCTCGCTGCCCTCGACTACGTCAACCAACAGTTTAAATCTTCTTTCCGGGAAGGCTGGCAAACAGACCGGGGACGTGCATTTATCAAATATGGAATCCCCAGTGATGTAGAGCGATATCCGGGGGAATCATCGATTATTCCCTACGAAATCTGGCGATATGACCGGCTGGGTGCTCAAAACAATGTCATATTCATTTTTTACGATTCAGACCTCGCTTCGAATGAGTATGTGCTTCTCCATTCCAATAAATATGGAGAAATCTCGAACCCCCGCTGGAAAGAACAACTGCAAAACAAAGGGCTTGTACCGGGAACGATTGATTTTGAAAGAAATGAATCACTGCAAAACCGGTTTGACACCAAACTCAACCCCAATGATTAA
- a CDS encoding YbaB/EbfC family nucleoid-associated protein encodes MFNLSDMMGKIQEMQSRLKEVKGQLDEITVESESGGGMVRVVANGNRKVLKITIDPDIIDKDDPEIMADLITAAVNKALDLAEIRGREELEGATKGILPNIPGFDLGRFGIS; translated from the coding sequence ATGTTCAATTTATCAGACATGATGGGCAAAATTCAGGAGATGCAAAGTCGCCTGAAGGAAGTGAAAGGCCAGCTGGACGAGATTACGGTTGAATCTGAATCTGGTGGCGGAATGGTAAGGGTTGTGGCAAATGGCAACAGGAAAGTCCTGAAAATTACGATTGATCCCGACATTATCGACAAAGATGATCCGGAAATCATGGCTGATTTGATCACAGCAGCTGTCAACAAAGCGTTGGATCTGGCCGAAATTCGCGGACGGGAGGAACTCGAAGGCGCAACCAAAGGTATTTTACCCAATATCCCTGGATTTGACCTCGGTCGATTCGGCATCTCCTGA
- a CDS encoding glycosyltransferase family 2 protein, with protein sequence MTPVTVVILNWNGKSWLEQFLPTVIASTYDHMEILVVDNASTDTSVSFVRENFPSVRVEVLDANYGFAGGYNRSMPFVHTPYMVLLNSDVEVEPGWLEPLVSMADSDPQIAAIQPKIRAIHDRGSFEYAGASGGFIDFFAYPFCRGRLFDVLEKDMGQYDEPLEIFWATGACCLIRKSVVDEIGLFESDFFAHMEEIDFCWRAKNYGYRMLCEPRSVVYHVGGGALPQGNPHKTYLNVRNSLACMYRNLPQGQVLYRMLIRLILDGVWGFRSLLRWDWGTIGAIVKAHWHFFTKIPHWYRRRREIYPQLPSQMPIGGYYPRSVVWQHFGKGIKHWGNLPW encoded by the coding sequence ATGACTCCGGTAACTGTTGTGATTCTCAACTGGAATGGCAAAAGCTGGCTGGAACAATTCCTGCCCACTGTCATCGCTTCGACCTATGACCATATGGAGATTCTGGTGGTGGACAATGCTTCTACGGACACCAGTGTTTCTTTTGTCCGGGAAAATTTCCCTTCTGTACGTGTTGAGGTGCTCGATGCCAATTACGGTTTTGCCGGCGGTTACAACCGATCGATGCCTTTTGTGCATACGCCCTATATGGTACTGCTCAACAGCGATGTTGAGGTTGAACCTGGTTGGTTGGAACCGCTGGTATCTATGGCCGATTCCGATCCCCAAATTGCTGCGATCCAGCCCAAGATCCGCGCGATCCACGATCGTGGAAGCTTTGAATATGCCGGTGCATCCGGAGGGTTTATAGATTTTTTTGCCTACCCTTTTTGCCGGGGGCGTCTTTTTGACGTGCTGGAAAAAGATATGGGGCAATACGATGAGCCATTGGAAATATTCTGGGCTACAGGTGCTTGTTGCCTGATTCGAAAAAGTGTAGTGGATGAAATCGGCCTGTTTGAAAGTGATTTTTTTGCCCATATGGAAGAAATAGATTTCTGCTGGCGGGCAAAAAACTATGGTTACCGGATGCTGTGCGAACCACGAAGTGTGGTGTATCATGTCGGAGGGGGGGCTTTACCTCAGGGCAATCCCCACAAAACCTATTTGAATGTGCGCAACAGCCTGGCCTGTATGTACCGCAACCTGCCCCAGGGCCAGGTATTGTACCGAATGCTGATAAGATTGATCCTCGATGGCGTATGGGGCTTTCGCTCGCTGCTCCGGTGGGACTGGGGTACGATAGGTGCCATCGTCAAGGCACACTGGCATTTTTTTACAAAAATACCGCATTGGTACCGGCGCCGGCGCGAAATCTACCCTCAACTGCCATCCCAAATGCCTATCGGAGGATACTATCCCCGTAGTGTTGTGTGGCAGCATTTTGGAAAAGGGATTAAACATTGGGGCAATTTGCCCTGGTAG
- a CDS encoding FAD/NAD(P)-binding oxidoreductase: MSTIAVLGAGVSGHTAALTLRKNLGKEHKIVVISPNSRYQWIPSNIWVGIGRMKSQQVTFPLAPVYQRMNVAFHQAKALAIYPEGDSSSGQPYVSVQYTTEEKMGEVENIPYDYLINATGPKLKFEATEGLSPEAGNCNSVCTYQHAEHTWSNLQQVFRKMEAGEKQQIVVGTGHAMATCQGAAFEYILNIAFEVRKRKLEEFAELLWITNEYEVGDFGMGGAYVKRNGYITSTTVFAESILAEYGIRWIKRAGVQKIDKHTIFYENLDGERLEQPFDFAMLIPSFSGVGLQSFDKAGNDITEKIFAPNGFMKVDADYSPKAYEEWDAEDWPSVYQNPSYKNLYAAGIAFAPPHAISKPMKSKNGTPISPTPPRTGMPSGVIGKVVALNIVEQIKSGKEAHPHQASMAKMGAACVVSAGYGLTSGMAATMTVFPIVQNWKKYPRWGRDLNYTVGEAGLAGHWIKLMLHYLFLYKAKARPFWWLIPE; this comes from the coding sequence ATGTCAACCATCGCAGTACTCGGAGCAGGTGTCTCAGGTCACACGGCCGCACTTACGCTGAGAAAAAATCTGGGGAAAGAGCACAAAATCGTCGTGATCAGTCCCAACAGCAGATATCAATGGATTCCCTCCAATATTTGGGTTGGGATTGGCCGCATGAAAAGCCAGCAGGTTACCTTTCCGCTTGCGCCTGTATATCAACGCATGAATGTCGCGTTTCATCAGGCCAAAGCCCTGGCTATTTATCCGGAAGGCGATAGCAGCTCCGGCCAACCCTATGTATCCGTCCAATACACGACGGAAGAGAAAATGGGCGAGGTTGAAAACATTCCTTATGATTACCTGATCAATGCCACAGGTCCAAAGTTGAAGTTTGAAGCGACCGAAGGACTGAGTCCTGAAGCGGGAAACTGCAACTCCGTTTGTACTTATCAACACGCAGAACATACCTGGTCAAACCTGCAACAGGTTTTTCGAAAAATGGAAGCAGGGGAAAAACAACAGATTGTTGTTGGCACAGGTCATGCAATGGCTACCTGTCAGGGCGCTGCTTTTGAATATATCCTGAACATAGCCTTTGAAGTGCGGAAAAGGAAACTGGAAGAGTTTGCGGAGTTGCTGTGGATCACCAATGAATATGAGGTGGGGGATTTTGGCATGGGTGGCGCCTATGTAAAACGCAACGGGTATATCACTTCCACAACGGTATTTGCAGAATCAATTCTTGCAGAGTATGGCATACGGTGGATCAAACGCGCAGGAGTCCAGAAAATCGACAAACACACCATTTTCTACGAAAACCTTGACGGAGAGCGGTTGGAGCAACCTTTTGATTTCGCCATGCTAATACCTTCATTCTCAGGCGTTGGGTTGCAATCATTTGATAAAGCGGGCAATGATATTACCGAAAAAATCTTTGCACCCAATGGTTTTATGAAAGTAGATGCAGACTATAGCCCCAAAGCCTATGAAGAATGGGATGCAGAAGACTGGCCATCTGTTTACCAAAATCCTTCCTATAAAAATCTATACGCTGCCGGTATTGCCTTTGCACCTCCTCATGCGATTTCCAAACCCATGAAAAGCAAAAATGGCACCCCCATTTCTCCAACACCCCCCAGAACAGGAATGCCCTCCGGGGTAATTGGAAAAGTTGTCGCCCTGAATATCGTTGAACAAATCAAATCCGGAAAAGAAGCCCACCCGCACCAGGCTTCAATGGCAAAAATGGGGGCTGCATGTGTTGTATCAGCGGGATATGGACTTACCTCAGGTATGGCGGCAACAATGACCGTTTTTCCGATCGTTCAAAACTGGAAAAAATACCCGCGATGGGGAAGAGATTTGAACTATACGGTGGGAGAAGCAGGTCTGGCCGGGCACTGGATCAAACTCATGTTGCACTATTTATTTTTGTACAAAGCCAAGGCAAGACCTTTTTGGTGGTTAATTCCAGAATAA
- a CDS encoding sugar phosphate isomerase/epimerase translates to MKLRLLLTVVVALLLLDVNAQKVGMQMGSLRELSRKDPALAYAKMKELGIREAEGGIRRGMDLEAYKQQLKKYKIKIIATGVGFDRLQNKDSLQVVIDNAKFIGAKYLVCYWIPHDGDNFTFENMKTGVEVFNSAGKIISENGLTLCYHPHGYEFRPYEGEGTMFNYLMDQTNPAYVSFQMDVFWIKNPGQDPVALLKQYPDRWKMLHMKDRRIGTPNNLNGRQDVETNVVLGTGDVGIAEVVKTAKQLGIKHYLIEDESSRALEQVPKSVEYLRSVGLK, encoded by the coding sequence ATGAAACTACGATTACTTTTGACCGTTGTGGTCGCGCTCCTGCTTTTGGATGTGAATGCCCAAAAAGTAGGAATGCAAATGGGCAGCCTTCGTGAATTATCCCGCAAAGACCCAGCGCTTGCCTATGCAAAAATGAAGGAATTGGGCATCAGAGAAGCCGAAGGAGGCATTCGAAGAGGAATGGATCTGGAAGCATACAAACAACAACTGAAGAAATACAAAATCAAAATCATTGCAACGGGCGTAGGCTTTGACCGACTGCAAAATAAGGACAGTCTTCAGGTTGTCATTGATAATGCCAAATTCATCGGAGCCAAATATCTCGTCTGCTATTGGATCCCCCATGACGGAGACAATTTCACTTTTGAAAATATGAAAACGGGCGTGGAAGTTTTTAATTCTGCCGGAAAGATCATTAGTGAAAACGGACTCACTTTATGTTATCACCCTCATGGGTATGAATTCAGGCCCTATGAGGGCGAAGGCACCATGTTTAATTATCTGATGGACCAAACCAATCCGGCGTATGTAAGTTTTCAGATGGATGTTTTCTGGATCAAAAACCCGGGCCAGGACCCCGTTGCCCTTTTGAAACAATATCCTGACCGCTGGAAAATGCTCCATATGAAAGACCGCAGAATCGGTACACCCAACAACCTGAACGGCCGGCAGGATGTGGAAACCAATGTGGTGCTGGGTACCGGTGATGTAGGAATTGCCGAAGTAGTAAAAACAGCAAAACAACTAGGCATCAAACATTACCTCATTGAGGATGAATCTTCCCGCGCATTGGAACAAGTACCAAAGAGTGTGGAGTATTTGCGTTCGGTTGGATTGAAGTAA